One Egibacteraceae bacterium genomic window carries:
- a CDS encoding methyltransferase domain-containing protein, with amino-acid sequence MKSSGTANAPAPRTTPVNPDALRAEVRRKYREVAHDPAGAHHFHTGRALARLLGYPAEAVDALPERAAESFAGIANPFSLRPLAEGERVVDVGSGAGFDSILAAQQVGPGGAVVGVDMTAEMLRKARRNAAELGLGNVEFREGLAEALPVEDGWADVAIANGVLNLCVDKRVVLDELSRVLTPGGWLQFGDIANATPVPPDSLGDIDLWTG; translated from the coding sequence GTGAAATCGAGCGGAACGGCGAACGCCCCGGCGCCGCGAACGACGCCGGTGAACCCCGACGCGCTGCGGGCGGAGGTGCGACGCAAGTACCGCGAGGTGGCGCACGACCCCGCCGGAGCCCACCACTTCCACACGGGCCGTGCCCTGGCCCGCCTCCTCGGCTACCCCGCCGAGGCGGTCGACGCGTTGCCCGAGCGGGCCGCCGAGTCCTTCGCCGGCATCGCGAACCCCTTCTCGCTGCGCCCGCTCGCCGAGGGAGAGCGGGTCGTCGACGTGGGCTCGGGTGCGGGGTTCGACAGCATCCTCGCCGCCCAGCAGGTCGGGCCCGGTGGTGCCGTCGTCGGCGTCGACATGACCGCCGAGATGCTCCGTAAGGCACGACGCAACGCCGCCGAGCTCGGGCTCGGCAACGTCGAGTTCAGAGAAGGGCTCGCCGAAGCCCTGCCCGTCGAGGACGGCTGGGCCGACGTCGCCATAGCCAACGGGGTGCTCAACCTCTGCGTCGACAAGCGGGTCGTGCTCGACGAGCTCAGCAGGGTGCTCACCCCCGGCGGCTGGCTGCAGTTCGGCGACATCGCCAACGCCACTCCCGTCCCCCCGGACTCCCTGGGGGACATCGACCTCTGGACCGGGTGA
- a CDS encoding zf-HC2 domain-containing protein: protein MISCSEAVRRLWEYLDKDLDAPERDRVDAHLALCRRCCGEAEFTAALRDMLQQTRGPQLPSDVEEHLVGFLDTLEGGSS from the coding sequence ATGATCAGCTGCAGCGAGGCGGTCCGCCGGCTCTGGGAGTACCTCGACAAGGACCTCGACGCGCCCGAACGCGACCGCGTCGACGCCCACCTGGCGCTGTGCCGTCGCTGCTGCGGTGAGGCTGAGTTCACCGCCGCGCTGCGCGACATGCTCCAGCAGACCCGCGGTCCGCAGCTGCCGAGCGACGTGGAGGAGCACCTCGTCGGCTTCCTCGACACCCTCGAGGGGGGGTCGTCGTGA
- a CDS encoding RNA polymerase sigma factor, which produces MAEAQRATFTAVAREQLPWLYSLARRLVGPDRAEDTVQECLIKAHRGFDGLRDVQAAPAWFRQILLNCVRDRYRKDAGLPREEPVDPRPDYSLYRKIAEEDPWPYSDSVHLDFLNSFSEDDVWNVLDRVDPKYRAPLVLVHMEGHSTKQVARMFGVAQGTVLSWLHRGRKHFERELWEYATERDLLADPEGAPR; this is translated from the coding sequence GTGGCTGAAGCCCAGCGAGCAACCTTCACGGCAGTAGCCCGAGAGCAGCTGCCGTGGCTGTACTCGCTCGCCCGCAGGCTCGTGGGCCCCGACCGGGCGGAGGACACCGTCCAGGAGTGCCTCATCAAAGCCCACCGGGGCTTCGACGGGCTCCGGGACGTGCAGGCGGCGCCCGCCTGGTTCCGCCAGATCCTCCTCAACTGCGTCCGGGACCGCTACCGGAAGGACGCCGGCTTGCCACGCGAGGAGCCGGTGGACCCCCGGCCGGACTACTCGCTGTACCGCAAGATCGCCGAGGAAGACCCCTGGCCGTACTCCGACAGCGTCCACCTCGACTTCCTCAACTCCTTCTCCGAGGACGACGTCTGGAACGTCCTTGACCGCGTCGACCCGAAGTACCGCGCGCCGCTCGTCCTCGTCCACATGGAGGGCCACTCCACGAAGCAGGTCGCCCGCATGTTCGGCGTCGCGCAGGGCACCGTGCTGTCCTGGCTCCACCGCGGCCGCAAGCACTTCGAACGCGAGCTCTGGGAGTACGCCACCGAACGGGACCTGCTCGCCGACCCGGAGGGGGCTCCGCGATGA
- a CDS encoding phage holin family protein translates to MSAPSGRLPRLPKANTSASSGRPAGPPPSAAPPAGPPPSGDDDQSLSELLSTLLNQLSTLFRKEIELAQTEIKQEVRRAGKAAGALGGAGGAGYMAAVMLSFALAFALGEFLPVWVGFLVVGVIYAVVAGVLFRQGKEKLDRVNPKPEQTIETLKEDAEWIKNRRS, encoded by the coding sequence ATGTCCGCACCATCCGGGCGTCTTCCGAGACTGCCGAAGGCCAACACCTCGGCCTCCTCCGGCCGTCCCGCGGGACCGCCTCCCTCAGCAGCCCCTCCCGCGGGGCCGCCCCCCTCCGGCGACGACGACCAGTCGCTCTCCGAGCTGCTGTCGACGCTGCTCAACCAGCTGAGCACGCTCTTCCGCAAGGAGATCGAGCTCGCCCAGACCGAGATCAAACAGGAGGTCCGGCGGGCGGGCAAGGCCGCCGGGGCGCTGGGCGGCGCCGGGGGCGCCGGCTACATGGCGGCGGTCATGCTGTCGTTCGCGCTCGCCTTCGCGCTCGGGGAGTTCCTGCCGGTGTGGGTCGGGTTCCTCGTCGTCGGTGTCATCTACGCCGTGGTGGCCGGTGTCCTGTTCCGCCAGGGCAAGGAGAAGCTCGACCGCGTCAACCCCAAGCCCGAGCAGACGATCGAGACCCTGAAGGAGGACGCGGAATGGATCAAGAACCGCAGGAGCTGA
- a CDS encoding methyltransferase domain-containing protein, with amino-acid sequence MTKDLMYRDEIRQLVADAYRSLEDPGGPGTRFYTDEQLAELPAGAREWALGVGNPVAWAELAEGEVVADIGCGAGIDSLLAARLVGPAGCVVGVDLLAEMVERAEAFAREAGVANVTFRQGEMESLPLPDGSVDVVISNGAINLSARKSRVLAEAHRILRPGGRLCVADLTVREEDLPAEVLTHPSAWAG; translated from the coding sequence GTGACGAAGGACCTCATGTACAGGGACGAGATCCGCCAGCTCGTCGCGGACGCCTACCGGTCGCTGGAGGATCCTGGCGGACCGGGTACGCGCTTCTACACCGACGAGCAGCTCGCGGAGCTGCCCGCCGGCGCGCGGGAGTGGGCGCTCGGCGTGGGCAACCCGGTCGCGTGGGCGGAGCTCGCGGAGGGGGAGGTCGTCGCCGACATCGGCTGCGGCGCCGGGATCGACAGCCTGCTCGCGGCCCGTCTCGTGGGCCCGGCCGGTTGCGTGGTCGGCGTCGACCTCCTGGCGGAGATGGTCGAGCGCGCCGAAGCGTTCGCCCGCGAGGCCGGGGTCGCCAACGTCACGTTCCGGCAAGGGGAGATGGAGTCGCTGCCCTTGCCGGACGGCTCGGTGGACGTCGTCATCTCGAACGGGGCGATCAACCTGTCCGCGCGCAAGAGCCGGGTGCTGGCCGAGGCGCACCGCATCCTGCGTCCCGGTGGCCGGTTGTGCGTCGCGGACCTCACCGTTCGTGAGGAGGACCTGCCCGCGGAGGTGCTCACCCATCCCTCCGCGTGGGCCGGGTGA